Part of the Cryptosporangium arvum DSM 44712 genome, TTCCTGGCCGGCGCGGGCGTCGATCAGTTCCTCGACGTCGGCAGCGGGATCCCGGCCGCCGACAGCACGCACCTGGTCGCCCCGGACGCCACGGTCGTCTACCTCGACTACGACCCGCTCGTCGTGGCCCGCGGCCGGGACGAACCGGGACGCGTCCGGTACGCCCACGCCGACCTGCGCGAACCCGACCGGGTGCTGGCCCGGGCGGCCGAGACGCTCGACCTGTCCCGCCCCGTGGGCCTCCTGCTCGTGGCCGTGACCCACCACCTGCTCGACGCCGAGGACCCGCACGCGCGCGTCGCCCGGCTGGTGCACGCGCTGGCCCCCGGGTCGTATCTGGCGCTCTCCCAGCTCACCTCCGACCTGGCCCCGGACGGGTGGAGCGCCCTGGAACAGGACTTCACGAAACGCGGCGTGGTGTTACGTCCGCGGCCGGCCCGGGAGATCGCCCGCTTCTTCGACGGCCTCGAGCCGGTCGAGCCGGGCCTCACCCTGGTCCACCGCTGGCGCCCCGACGCCCACGACCTCCAGTCCGACCAGCCGGACGACCTGGTCTCCGTCATGGGCGCCGTCGCCCGCAAGCCCTAGCGCCTGCGCGCGGCCGTCCTGCTCGATGCACACCTCATTCGGGGGCCGCCGGGGTCGGGTCGGTGGCCCGGTGGCGGCGGGCCACCAGCGCGTGCGCGGCTACGACGAACGCCAGCGAACCCAGGCTCAGCAGCAGCTGCGAGCGCGTGTCCGACCTCACCCCCATCGACACCAGCACGACGAGGATCGCGAGGACGACGAGGCCGGTCAGGACCGGGTAGCCCCACATCTTCACCGGGAGTTCGTCGTCCGGGGTGCGGCGGCGCAGGATCAGCTGCGAGAGGCAGATGAACAGGTAGACGAAGAGGATCACCGCGCCGGAGGAGTTCAGCAGGAAGAGGAACACGGTGTCGGGTGAGATGAAGGCCGCGATCACGCACAGGAAGCCGATGACCGTCGACACGAGGATCGCCGCGACCGGGACGCCGCGGCCGGAGAGGCGGGTCAGGCGCTGCGGGGCCTCGTGGCGCGCGGCCAGCACGAACACCATCCGGGAGGCGGTGTAGAGACCGGAGTTCAGGCACGAGAGCACCGCGGTGAGCACGACCGCGTTCATCAGGTCGGCCGCGCCCGGGATGCCCATCACGTCGAACGCGCTCACGTAGGGCGACTCGCCCAGGCGGGTCGAGTTCCAGGGCAGGATCGCCGCGAGCAGGAACACCGAGCCGACGTAGAAGATCGAGATCCGCACGACGACCGAGTTCGTCGCCTTGGAGATCGCCCGGGCCGGGTCGTCGGACTCGGCGGCGGCCACGGTCGCGATCTCGGCGCCCACCATCGAGAAGATGACGACGACGATCGACGAGAAGATCACGCCGGTACCGTTCGGCAGGAACCCGCCGTGCTCGGTCAGGTTCGAGAAGTCCAGGTCGCGCCCCGGCCAGAGGCCCAGGACGAAACACGCGCCCAGCGCGAGCATCGCGCAGATCGCGAACACCTTGATCCCGGCGAACCAGTACTCGAACTCG contains:
- a CDS encoding amino acid permease yields the protein MIAIGGVIGAGLFVGSGAVINDVGPAAFLTYAVTGVLIVLVMRMLGEMAVAHPSTGSFADYARTALGNWAGFSVGWLYWYFWVIVVGFEAVAGAEILRRWIDAPLWTLALALMVLMTVTNLFSVRSYGEFEYWFAGIKVFAICAMLALGACFVLGLWPGRDLDFSNLTEHGGFLPNGTGVIFSSIVVVIFSMVGAEIATVAAAESDDPARAISKATNSVVVRISIFYVGSVFLLAAILPWNSTRLGESPYVSAFDVMGIPGAADLMNAVVLTAVLSCLNSGLYTASRMVFVLAARHEAPQRLTRLSGRGVPVAAILVSTVIGFLCVIAAFISPDTVFLFLLNSSGAVILFVYLFICLSQLILRRRTPDDELPVKMWGYPVLTGLVVLAILVVLVSMGVRSDTRSQLLLSLGSLAFVVAAHALVARRHRATDPTPAAPE
- a CDS encoding SAM-dependent methyltransferase, yielding MSDAVELRTERPHPARIYNYLLGGDDNYPADRAAAEAGLAVNPGARVAARSNREFLRRVVTFLAGAGVDQFLDVGSGIPAADSTHLVAPDATVVYLDYDPLVVARGRDEPGRVRYAHADLREPDRVLARAAETLDLSRPVGLLLVAVTHHLLDAEDPHARVARLVHALAPGSYLALSQLTSDLAPDGWSALEQDFTKRGVVLRPRPAREIARFFDGLEPVEPGLTLVHRWRPDAHDLQSDQPDDLVSVMGAVARKP